AGCGCCTTGGCGTCTGAAATGGCGCTCCGGATCTGTTCTTCCGTGTGGTGGCTGCGAATTGGCCGCATTCTGGAATACCTCGAATCCAGGTTCTGCGATTCCATCACGAGCCAAAGTACAATTTCCTTGTCCTTTATCCTGTCAAGGTCGGGGTAGAATCCTTCGGGCATCCCGAACGGCGTTACGAGGAGGTCGTAGGGGAAGTCGAGCTTGTTGAGTTCTACGATGATTTCGGGATTGAGCTTTGTCACCTGGAACGAGATGGAAAGGTACGATGCGTTGTCGCGGAATATGTTCGTGGATACCTGCAAGTTCAGGTGTAGCGTGTCGCCGTTCGGGTCGAGTGCATCGAGCAGTGCGGACTGGAAAGCATTGTTGTCGTTGAATACTTCTTCCATGTACAGGACCTTGCCGCCGTTCTTTTCCAGGATTCTTTGCGCTTGCAGCAGGTAGTTGATGATGGTGCGGCCCTTACCGAGCGTCCACACGTCGCGATTCTTCCTCTTGGAATACTGCGCCTGCAGAACTTCGAGTTCAGATTTCATACGGTCTATAAATGGCAGGGTATCCTGTGCCGCTGTCGTGTCGGCGACGGTTTCTTCTGGTGCATCCTGCTTGGGTAGCAGATTCTCGAGACCGGTTTTCGGGAGCACGTAGGCCAGCGTGGCGATTGCCGCGAGTACGATAAATATGGCTAGAATGTGCTTGATTTTGTTCATCGGATTCAAATATAATTATATTGCGTTTCATGCCGATTCTTTTCGCCATCGTAGGAGCTACGGGAATAGGGAAGTCGAGCGTGGCTGTGGAGCTGGCTGCGCGTTATGGGGCCGATATTATCGGTGTCGATTCCCGCCAGGTGTATAAGGGGTTCACGATTGGTACCGCACAGCCGTCCGCGACGGATATGGGGAGGGTCAGGCACCATATGGTGAACTTTCTCGAACCCGAGAAGGTGTTTTCGGCGGGAGACTTCTGCGCCAATGTAAAGGGCCTGCTTGCCGCAAATCCCGAGC
The sequence above is drawn from the Fibrobacter sp. UWR2 genome and encodes:
- a CDS encoding divergent polysaccharide deacetylase family protein, coding for MNKIKHILAIFIVLAAIATLAYVLPKTGLENLLPKQDAPEETVADTTAAQDTLPFIDRMKSELEVLQAQYSKRKNRDVWTLGKGRTIINYLLQAQRILEKNGGKVLYMEEVFNDNNAFQSALLDALDPNGDTLHLNLQVSTNIFRDNASYLSISFQVTKLNPEIIVELNKLDFPYDLLVTPFGMPEGFYPDLDRIKDKEIVLWLVMESQNLDSRYSRMRPIRSHHTEEQIRSAISDAKALIPSTSGIATRFAEQAVEHKPLLQAVLNAAKENGLWFADLSLNKKSKLLELCPELNMNCKILSPYNPSNSSLDDYIHQKLRGAARSGMGAMILPLTLESIAKVRTMKEKTAAQGTTLINLSTFMNTNKELP